A genomic stretch from Ooceraea biroi isolate clonal line C1 chromosome 3, Obir_v5.4, whole genome shotgun sequence includes:
- the LOC105277059 gene encoding diphthine methyl ester synthase isoform X2, which translates to MSSCILGVLHLYLDSTTRSSEFYGRSLIVADRELVESGADEILPKGDEDVALLVVGDPFGATTHTDLVLRAKEKNIQVKVVHNSSILTAVGCCGLQLYSYGETVSIPYWTDTWRPDSFYEKIASNRQRGLHTLCLLDIKVKEPTLESILKKKKEYMPPRFMSANEAASQLIAILDNKIQDDLAFTHQSLAVGLARVGCEDQHIVACSLQDMMHVDLGPPLHCLVIPAEKLHPLETEFLIQYALDESQFKQMTQ; encoded by the exons aTGTCATCGTGTATACTTGGAGTCCTACACCTCTATCTTGACAGTACAACAAGAAGCTCTG AGTTCTACGGACGTTCCTTGATCGTGGCTGACCGTGAGTTAGTTGAAAGTGGTGCGGACGAGATATTGCCAAAAGGAGATGAAGACGTTGCTCTCCTGGTTGTGGGGGATCCCTTTGGCGCTACCACACATACAGACTTAGTTCTGCGTGCAAAGGAGAAAAACATACAG GTAAAGGTTGTACACAATTCCTCCATCTTGACTGCAGTTGGTTGCTGTGGCCTGCAGTTGTACTCGTATGGAGAAACCGTCTCGATTCCATATTGGACGGATACGTGGCGACCGGATAGTTTTTATGAGAAGATAGCCTCTAATAGACAGAGAGGGCTGCACACATTGTGCCTCTTGGACATCAAAGTCAAGGAGCCTACTCTGGAGAGTAtcttgaagaaaaagaaagaatacaTGCCTCCGAGATTTATGAGTGCCAATGAGGCAGCTAGTCAGTTGATAGCGATACTGGACAATAAGATTCAAGATGATTTAG CATTCACACATCAGAGCTTGGCAGTAGGCCTGGCGCGTGTTGGCTGCGAGGATCAACATATTGTCGCTTGCTCTCTACAGGATATGATGCATGTCGATCTAGGACCACCGCTGCATTGTCTCGTTATACCGGCCGAAAAACTACATCCCCTCGAGACTGAATTTCTCATACAGTACGCTCTTGACGAGAGTCAATTCAAACAGATGACACAATAA
- the LOC105277062 gene encoding LOW QUALITY PROTEIN: uncharacterized protein LOC105277062 (The sequence of the model RefSeq protein was modified relative to this genomic sequence to represent the inferred CDS: inserted 1 base in 1 codon; deleted 2 bases in 2 codons): MLSPTPAIDRSSLHPGTGYLIAPRVPRGLAAVVEGLTREVLRHRPEDIYVFAAHHFEKLLKLREQYHAEEYSDRELSHEFNREFNLWSTKNAETRDVRKSSNGGWSLEKEIEILEGHRKVSADVEESPEDVSTDKEPRKVSKQASSKVPTATKRVSRRSKAKEMTSDARATKIISQMPGLHGPSKNIQAKDIKQELRKNKLSGEKGKTVDGADKAIRGERRSRTRISKSDKGPEEEVECPTTTAVTTTTSKTSSRRPLKKVRRIETESETETERETKARFEKGYERSNIKSENISRNAIARTGSRERRPEAQLSEHSSGRKVSSRALSMDRIRAYVLRKFASTASLEVLRSPTYVEQVQEVIDRAAPIIKEKLEEIRRPRGKRSRSVDLGWNDESFRQRMREDKKRDNGDEEEESRERRNGSEREIDSAEQEETENSLGRNGTILKKEEKKQRRRSVGSGKRSKKREGDGSADLDVADDSSKHDGKSEHESDESRDTLEARLTATQNILEGIAKSTSELGGICRIESGEPLESEATDHANVVSLPIVRPPSSKNSKSTIKNGADSLTLPPISPEAPKSAKKKDELSLPVLPANGNHSAVKSQEQDASKDVEEASTMRDITSDIEDIAILPEDDHVIPDIDQGPESEDLIPDIRTFVNEEKDERDENINELLREDTSEKHAERRESVEEFKELEELVRERGRVEEVFKDSLNVTPEIVDVPPRPDSLEPEDEVKLEDDGLDPARDNRFDGLKDKLMEIEMAEKSIEKVLAGQQIATCDGGETTSQAEKSITDAEINEAGMLADEVEETVREIRKSIDKAEISMNKEEKKDNDKENTESTSEAEKIENVVEVSNETESVSTKAEKSINLVKEMKNKTESLTKETENSSITKISEGEIKMEKSINETENLIDTVATLDETEKSMNGTEKSTSETKRTKNGMEILETEIDTVVNQTDTSTKIMEEAIEAVETKKSTDENERSINGKSPNNDIEELVVKVHVGDAQSVNVKLQDKDDQITEAVISETQNDSDATESKSKAEVTNESSEIIVPENVVAKAETSRKNSLDEGSVGETRKKREADKSPTTSPLSAEIPFAYILSEGSPCEIPDSVTTVIIPDRPYLSPVTLEDESHPLGPINKKEDLIIRSDVAKEDEKQGKGRNEYEMEAFGEYIPPETTSLPVDIDFVRGAKGAKLGQDVVIVHQDLDKIKEEGEEEEEEKKERIEKGEINISEEKDDDKQKVVQGEETIKLSGMLENIVEHEENEESDAETNTELKGAKQIVSVDVHTYESLPDTTEVIDTGMTDNGRADVVMEPRSTLETSSEESGSTQDNHTTTSSDVKESTASNQSGEIESSSLGRPVVPELNLDSLQDNTVSSFKMTANGTTKEDNGSPRESDTMTSLIEPLTSDERLMNRPSLVDNEEEVPVEQLTEDLSIDLRSAPEADQLYQAEHAEYEWLEKDPLSSETILDDEAKSQEDSIGLLTLPDDIVQIGPLLQEKEEEEKLSSEEEIARELIGSLNEEMELRAKELDSKEESKDSGESVRSNLAVDDKASQVLSVPSTSVDELKQKERKSSSEEFKELNNEIEKSKTEVVDKVSHITDISQIDKNKEDTETEKSKLVEEREETTQVAPLAQFEQDELLEPSSRPGTANKKITVESKPNTIDTDFSDNQEKHENKKTSVEEVLQKGKESIDEAEDSSKKQEENEQGKIPEECKQEKLKMQEENGGNLQLQEEMVDTKTMASEITESKKDSINETKNDKKHDENDQTNQDKSISEKEVKNEKETVEEKTKDLSAEGESFEESIPSAISEQSMKDHPHGYWTAETKSSTVETVIETVSPNTSTDKEVKAAAESEIIEDESHSTKKDDFYWAVVKIQACIRGFLARRRMQKDICPKPVSDSVPSAQKTATASTIPQDTPNLRETRRLRREEALRNTTLSLENAFAIGRLQHTSEFHDSVPLPLFDVTNGEVNSILLKESTSKEEDVEQDKQSDAAKPDTNETDSVLSHSHDNEHARNFQKSFTNHSAFPIVMHLMTDTSRNGHFRINQSYDPDFNPSVGETKPVQQAMDILMLGYPRDDDNRYLNFITSVEDLGNMDSLPLDDAVKTSKSTEDAYPSMISSEGSIREPLALPGTPQSIVIEEVTSLDGTVPSELMKLSTTPKTSLDKNNSITLEETFVEDEKDDLGMLPSTLDIIGDRKHIDEGVDRQKLRKTPTTVGDDNLESXEEADLHAEASERCRGSAVSLDSQKHVDKEKNEKKCR; the protein is encoded by the exons ATGTTGAGTCCGACTCCGGCGATCGATCGTTCCAGTCTACATCCTGGCACAGGATACCTCATTGCGCCACGTGTACCTCGTGGCCTTGCAGCCGTGGTTGAAGGTCTTACCAGGGAAGTTTTGCGTCATCGTCCTGAGGACATATACGTCTTCGCAGCCCATcatttcgagaagctgctgaAGCTGCGGGAGCAGTATCATGCTGAAGAGTACAGTGATCGCGAACTCAGCCATGAATTCAATCGCGAGTTTAATCTATGGTCTACTAAGAATGCAGAGACCAGAGATGTCAGGAAGTCTTCGAACGGCGGTTGGTCCTTGGAGAAGGAGATCGAGATCCTCGAAGGGCATAGAAAAGTATCTGCCGACGTGGAAGAAAGTCCAGAAGACGTGTCCACTGATAAGGAACCTCGCAAGGTATCGAAACAGGCGTCTTCGAAAGTTCCTACAGCCACGAAGAGAGTCTCGAGGAGGTCGAAGGCTAAAGAGATGACATCGGATGCTCGCGCGACGAAGATCATCTCGCAAATGCCTGGACTTCATGGTCCCAGTAAAAATATCCAAGCCAAAGATATTAAACAAGAACTCAGAAAGAACAAGTTGAGCGGCGAGAAGGGAAAGACTGTTGACGGTGCAGACAAAGCGATCCGAGGCGAAAGACGATCGAGGACGAGGATTTCCAAATCGGATAAAGGCCCTGAAGAAGAGGTCGAATGTCCCACAACGACAGCGGTGACGACAACAACGAGTAAAACCTCGAGTCGAAGACCTTTGAAGAAAGTGCGGCGAATTGAAACTGAATCCGAGACTGAGACTGAACGCGAAACCAAAGCTAGGTTTGAAAAGGG GTACGAGAGATCAAACATTAAGAGCGAAAATATCAGCCGCAATGCGATCGCTCGAACCGGAAGCAGAGAGAGGAGGCCAGAGGCACAGCTCTCCGAACATTCCTCCGGAAGGAAAGTATCGTCGAGAGCGCTCAGCATGGACCGCATCAGGGCGTATGTACTTCGCAAATTTGCGAGCACGGCGAGCCTGGAGGTGCTGCGGTCACCCACGTACGTCGAGCAGGTGCAGGAAGTAATCGATCGCGCAGCGCCGATCATCAAGGAGAAGCTGGAGGAGATCAGGCGACCTCGCGGAAAGCGTTCAAGATCGGTTGATCTCGGTTGGAACGATGAATCGTTTCGTCAGCGCATGCGAGAGGATAAGAAACGCGATAATggtgatgaagaagaagaaagcagagaaagaagaaacggaTCAGAACGGGAGATTGATAGTGCGGAGCAAGAAGAGACGGAGAACTCATTGGGAAGAAATGGGACGATcctgaagaaagaagagaagaaacagAGGAGACGTAGCGTAGGATCGGGTAAGAGATCGAAAAAACGTGAAGGTGATGGCTCTGCTGACTTGGACGTCGCTGATGACAGCTCGAAGCACGACGGTAAATCCGAGCACGAGTCTGACGAGTCACGTGACACCTTGGAAGCGAGACTGACTGCCACGCAGAACATCCTGGAAGGTATCGCGAAGTCGACATCCGAGTTGGGTGGTATTTGTAGGATCGAATCCGGTGAGCCATTGGAATCGGAGGCCACTGATCACGCTAATGTGGTCTCCCTGCCGATCGTGAGGCCGCCATCATCCAAAAACTCCAAGAGCACTATCAAGAACGGTGCAGATAGTCTTACGCTTCCGCCGATCTCACCGGAAGCTCCCAAGTCGGCGAAGAAGAAGGACGAGTTGTCTTTACCGGTACTGCCGGCCAACGGCAACCATTCCGCCGTGAAATCACAGGAACAGGACGCCTCCAAGGATGTCGAGGAGGCTTCAACGATGCGCGACATTACGAGTGATATAGAAGACATAGCAATACTTCCTGAAGATGATCATGTAATCCCGGATATAGATCAGGGTCCGGAAAGCGAGGATCTAATTCCAGACATAAGAACATTTgttaatgaagaaaaagatgaaagagATGAAAACATAAATGAACTCCTTCGAGAGGATACATCAGAAAAACACGCTGAAAGACGCGAAAGTGTCGAGGAGTTTAAGGAATTGGAAGAATTGgtaagggagagaggaagagtagAGGAGGTCTTTAAGGATAGCTTGAATGTCACACCGGAAATAGTCGACGTACCGCCGAGACCAGACTCGTTGGAGCCTGAAGATGAAGTCAAACTTGAAGATGACGGTTTGGATCCTGCGCGAGATAATAGATTTGATGGTTTGAAGGACAAGTTGATGGAGATCGAGATGGCGGAGAAGAGCATCGAGAAAGTGTTGGCTGGTCAACAGATCGCGACGTGTGACGGTGGTGAAACGACGAGTCAAGCGGAAAAGTCGATAACTGACGCGGAGATAAATGAAGCAGGAATGTTGGCCGATGAAGTGGAAGAGACTGTAAGGGAGATAAGAAAGTCGATAGACAAAGCGGAAATATCGatgaataaagaagaaaagaaggacAACGATAAGGAAAACACTGAGTCAACGAGTGAAgcagaaaaaatagaaaatgtagTAGAAGTATCAAATGAAACGGAGAGTGTATCAACTAAAGCAGAGAAATCGATTAATTTAgtgaaagaaatgaaaaataaaacagagaGTTTAacgaaagaaacagaaaattcaagtattacaaaaataagcgaaggagagataaaaatggaaaaatcaattaatgaaacagaaaatttaATAGACACAGTAGCAACATTagatgaaacagaaaaatcgatGAACGGAACGGAGAAGTCAACAAGTGAAACAAAAAGAACGAAGAATGGAATGGAGATATTAGAGACTGAAATAGACACGGTGGTGAATCAAACTGATACATCAACGAAAATAATGGAAGAAGCGATAGAAGCAGTTGAAACGAAAAAATCGACGGATGAAAATGAAAGATCAATTAACGGAAAATCGCCAAATAATGATATAGAAGAATTAGTGGTTAAAGTTCACGTCGGAGATGCACAAtctgtaaatgtaaaattgcaaGATAAAGATGATCAAATTACTGAAGCAGTCATTTCTGAAACACAAAACGACAGTGATGCAACGGAGTCGAAGAGCAAAGCTGAAGTGACAAATGAATCATCGGAAATTATTGTTCCTGAAAACGTCGTTGCGAAGGCTGAAACTTCAAGAAAAAATTCTCTAGATGAAGGCAGCGTCGGCGAGACGCGGAAGAAACGCGAGGCTGATAAGTCACCAACGACGTCGCCATTATCTGCGGAAATTCCGTTTGCTTATATCCTCAGCGAAGGTTCCCCGTGTGAGATTCCCGATTCCGTGACAACTGTCATTATTCCGGACAGACCGTACCTGTCTCCCGTGACTTTGGAGGATGAGAGTCATCCGCTGGGacctataaataaaaaagaagactTGATTATCCGCTCCGATGTTGCGAAAGAGGATGAAAAGCAAGGGAAGGGTCGGAATGAATACGAGATGGAAGCATTTGGTGAATACATCCCACCGGAAACCACTAGTCTGCCTGTTGACATTGATTTCGTGCGTGGCGCGAAAGGCGCGAAATTGGGTCAGGATGTAGTAATCGTCCATCAGGATTTAGACAAGATCAAGGAGGAAGgtgaggaagaagaagaagaaaagaaagaacgtATCGAAAAAGGCGagataaatatttctgaaGAAAAAGACGATGACAAACAAAAGGTTGTGCAAGGCGAAGAAACAATAAAGCTTTCTGGAATGTTAGAAAACATCGTAGAGCATGAGGAAAATGAAGAAAGCGACGCGGAGACGAATACAGAACTTAAAGGTGCTAAGCAAATTGTTTCAGTTGACGTTCACACGTATGAATCCTTACCTGATACTACGGAAGTAATTGATACTGGCATGACGGATAATGGAAGAGCAGACGTTGTGATGGAACCTAGAAGTACACTGGAAACTTCATCAGAAGAGAGTGGAAGCACGCAAGACAATCACACGACCACATCGAGCGACGTGAAGGAAAGCACCGCGAGCAATCAATCGGGAGAGATTGAGAGTTCAAGTTTGGGCAGACCAGTGGTGCCGGAATTGAACCTGGATTCTCTTCAGGATAACACGGTGTCATCTTTCAAGATGACGGCGAATGGCACGACGAAGGAGGATAATGGCAGTCCTAGAGAGAGCGATACCATGACGTCCTTGATAGAACCATTGACTTCGGACGAGAGATTGATGAATCGGCCATCCTTGGTGGACAATGAAGAAGAAGTTCCTGTCGAACAGCTTACGGAGGATTTATCAATAGATCTGCGATCGGCTCCAGAGGCTGATCAGTTGTACCAAGCGGAACATGCGGAGTACGAGTGGCTGGAAAAGGATCCATTGTCTTCGGAAACTATCTTGGACGATGAAGCGAAATCTCAAGAGGACAGTATCGGTTTGCTGACTCTACCGGATGACATTGTGCAGATCGGTCCACTTTTgcaggagaaagaagaagaagagaaactgAGCAGCGAAGAAGAGATTGCGAGAGAATTGATAGGCTCGCTGAACGAAGAAATGGAACTTCGCGCTAAAGAATTAGACTCAAAAGAGGAATCTAAAGATAGCGGAGAATCTGTTAGGAGCAACTTAGCTGTGGACGATAAAGCGAGTCAAGTATTATCTGTGCCTTCGACATCAGTTGATGAACTTAAACAAAAAGAACGTAAAAGTTCTTCGGAAGAATTTAAAGagttaaataatgaaattgaaaaatcaaaGACTGAAGTAGTGGACAAGGTAAGTCACATAACGGATATTAGTCAGATTGATAAGAATAAAGAAGATACTGAAACTGAAAAATCTAAATTagtagaagagagagaagagacgaCGCAAGTTGCACCTTTAGCACAATTTGAACAAGATGAATTATTAGAACCAAGTAGTAGACCTGGGActgctaataaaaaaatcacagTCGAAAGTAAGCCAAATACTATTGATACAGACTTTAGCgacaatcaagaaaaacatGAAAACAAGAAAACAAGCGTTGAAGAAGTTCTACAAAAAGGCAAGGAAAGTATAGACGAAGCTGAAGATTCAAGTAAAAAGCAGGAAGAAAATGAGCAAGGAAAGATTCCGGAAGAATGTAagcaagaaaaattaaaaatgcaagaAGAAAATGGAGGAAATTTACAATTGCAAGAAGAAATGGTAGATACAAAAACAATGGCTTCAGAAATAACAGAATCGAAAAAAGATTCGATTAACGAAactaaaaacgataaaaaacaTGATGAAAATGATCAAACTAATCAAGACAAATCTATCTCCGAAAAAGAAGTGAAAAATGAGAAGGAAACTGTTGAAGAGAAAACTAAAGATCTTTCAGCAGAAGGAGAGAGCTTTGAAGAATCCATTCCAAGCGCAATATCGGAACAATCAATGAAAGATCATCCTCATGGATATTGGACCGCGGAAACAAAATCGTCGACTGTGGAAACGGTGATCGAAACTGTCAGTCCTAATACGAGTACAGATAAGGAAGTGAAAGCTGCTGCTGAGTCAGAAATCATTGAAGATGAATCGCATAGTACGAAGAAAGACGATTTTTATTGGGCAGTTGTAAAAATCCAAGCTT GTATCCGAGGATTTCTAGCGCGTCGTCGGATGCAAAAGGATATATGCCCGAAACCTGTTTCGGACAGTGTTCCTTCGGCGCAAAAAACAGCTACAGCAAGCACG ATACCTCAAGATACTCCGAATTTGAGAGAAACTAGACGTCTTCGACGGGAAGAAGCTCTACGAAACACCACTCTCTCGTTGGAGAACGCCTTCGCCATCGGTCGACTTCAGCATACCAGCGAATTTCATGATTCTGTTCCGCTGCCTCTTTTCGATGTAACAAATGGTGAAGTCAATTCAATCTTATTGAAGGAATCTACGAGTAAAGAAGAAGACGTGGAACAGGATAAACAATCAGACGCTGCAAAACCTGATACCAACGAGACGGATTCCGT TTTATCGCATAGTCACGACAACGAGCATGCAAGGAATTTCCAGAAGAGCTTCACCAATCATTCTGCTTTTCCAATCGTGATGCATCTGATGACGGATACTTCCCGTAACGGCCACTTTAGGATCAATCAGAGCTACGATCCCGACTTTAATCCGTCCGTTGGAGAAACAAAGCCCGTACAACAGGCCATGGACATTCTCATGCTGGGCTATCCGAGAGATGATGATAATCGATATTTGAACTTTATAACTAGTGTCGAGGATCTCGGCAATATGGACTCCTTACCTCTGGATGACGCAGTAAAGACCTCGAAGAGCACCGAGGATGCGTACCCCTCGATGATTTCCAGCGAGGGCAGCATCAGGGAGCCCCTGGCTCTTCCGGGCACTCCTCAGAGCATCGTGATCGAGGAGGTGACCAGCCTGGACGGGACCGTTCCATCT GAATTAATGAAACTGTCAACCACGCCGAAGACCTCGCTGGACAAAAATAATTCGATAACCTTGGAGGAA ACATTCGTCGAGGACGAAAAGGATGATTTAGGGATGTTGCCGAGCACTCTGGATATAATCGGAGACCGGAAACATATAGATGAAGGGGTTGACAGACAAAAGTTGAGAAAGACACCGACAACGGTCGGAGACGACAATCTTGAGA TCGAAGAAGCTGATTTGCATGCCGAGGCGAGTGAGAGATGTAGAGGATCTGCTGTGTCTCTCGATAGTCAGAAACACgtagataaagagaaaaatgagaagaaGTGTCGGTAG
- the LOC105277059 gene encoding diphthine methyl ester synthase isoform X1: MFYVIGLGLGDAKDVTVSGLEIIKKCHRVYLESYTSILTVQQEALEEFYGRSLIVADRELVESGADEILPKGDEDVALLVVGDPFGATTHTDLVLRAKEKNIQVKVVHNSSILTAVGCCGLQLYSYGETVSIPYWTDTWRPDSFYEKIASNRQRGLHTLCLLDIKVKEPTLESILKKKKEYMPPRFMSANEAASQLIAILDNKIQDDLAFTHQSLAVGLARVGCEDQHIVACSLQDMMHVDLGPPLHCLVIPAEKLHPLETEFLIQYALDESQFKQMTQ; the protein is encoded by the exons ATGTTTTACGTGATAGGATTAGGACTAGGTGATGCAAAGGATGTCACCGTTAGTGGGCtcgaaattatcaagaaaTGTCATCGTGTATACTTGGAGTCCTACACCTCTATCTTGACAGTACAACAAGAAGCTCTG GAAGAGTTCTACGGACGTTCCTTGATCGTGGCTGACCGTGAGTTAGTTGAAAGTGGTGCGGACGAGATATTGCCAAAAGGAGATGAAGACGTTGCTCTCCTGGTTGTGGGGGATCCCTTTGGCGCTACCACACATACAGACTTAGTTCTGCGTGCAAAGGAGAAAAACATACAG GTAAAGGTTGTACACAATTCCTCCATCTTGACTGCAGTTGGTTGCTGTGGCCTGCAGTTGTACTCGTATGGAGAAACCGTCTCGATTCCATATTGGACGGATACGTGGCGACCGGATAGTTTTTATGAGAAGATAGCCTCTAATAGACAGAGAGGGCTGCACACATTGTGCCTCTTGGACATCAAAGTCAAGGAGCCTACTCTGGAGAGTAtcttgaagaaaaagaaagaatacaTGCCTCCGAGATTTATGAGTGCCAATGAGGCAGCTAGTCAGTTGATAGCGATACTGGACAATAAGATTCAAGATGATTTAG CATTCACACATCAGAGCTTGGCAGTAGGCCTGGCGCGTGTTGGCTGCGAGGATCAACATATTGTCGCTTGCTCTCTACAGGATATGATGCATGTCGATCTAGGACCACCGCTGCATTGTCTCGTTATACCGGCCGAAAAACTACATCCCCTCGAGACTGAATTTCTCATACAGTACGCTCTTGACGAGAGTCAATTCAAACAGATGACACAATAA